TCCGCGCGACATGAGGTGGGGAATAATTAActgaacatttcaaaatattaaaacaaagacatgccAGCAACGTTATGAATATGATATTTGCAGTACTGCATTGACTGGCTGAGTGTCTGAAATGCGTAATTGGATTCCAGGGATGGATACTTTGCTCTGACGAAATTGTGATTTCATAAAGAAAAGCAGTTTATCAGAGGTAAGTGCTGCACAAATTCGCATCTTAAAGTAGTATTTTTATATAGCCCTAACCTATATCacatattatttttttgaagCTGAGGATTTGAGGCGCGTCGACTctggcttacagttgataaactTTATTGGCAAGCTTATTTTGCATTTCATTAATTGCAGtttaacattataataatatcaAAGAGCACTTGTTTTATTTTAGTAGACTACGTAAATGCTGACTGTGTAAAATAGCCTGCCATTACTCCTTTATTGTATCTTACTGATGTAGCTTACTCATTTATCTATTCGAGCATTTGAGTCCAATTTCTTCACCTAAAAATTCTAGAGAGATTGCTTTATACtgttttctaatatattattcatGTATTATTCAcatatgttttcatgtatttaagctgctacatgaacaaaaccaacaacaacaacaacaacaacaataataataaataaatcactggGCAAGAAGCCATATAAGTCAGATTGGAGAGGATGTCTGGGACAGATAAAACCCTAAACACAGAGAAGAGCTTCAGAGTTGTCATCCGTCTGTGCCCTCGTgagaacacacactcacacacaagttTTATTCATATACTCTCAATTATGTACTGGAGGTTTAATACTTCAAGTATTGGACTTACTGAACTTGATAACTGAATCCAAATTATTCAATTCCTCAGTGAACAGACCAGGACATTTTATCCCTGTAGATGAACCCAGAGCCTCCATCAAAGTTACAGATCTCAACCGATTAGTTGTTGACACTGGAAAGGTGAGTGTTGACCTAAATGAGATCAAAGATGACATTTATCATCCTCTTTTGCTCAAAGGAATGACtactgagtgagagagagagagaataaataaaTGGTTCATGTAAAACCAAAGTATGCATTAGAGTCAAATTAGGTGTTTTCAACATGATTTCTTACTGATTGTATGTGCTTCCATTCTCCAGAGTCACAAGCGTCAAATGGGGTTTGATGCAATTTTAAACGAGGAGGCGTCACAGAGAGATGTTTACGATTCAACAGCAAAGGTACATAGAATGTCTATCAATAGTTTTCTTAGCAGCTGTTATTTTCATGCATCATAGCactcaaaaaacattttgtggCTAAATTTAGATGCTGATACCTCTCTCATTCTTTCTGCCCCAGTCTCTGGTTGAGTATCTAATGGAGGGTTATAACGGCTGTGTAATTGTCTATGGCTCTCCGGGCAGCGGTAAGACTCACACCATGCAGGGCTGCAGCATCTCAGCCAAACACGTGGGCATCATTAGCCACGCTGCTGAGGACATCTTTACCTGTATCAACCCCCTGCAACTCTGATGAGAGAATATGTTAAATACCAGTCTGTTTTTACTCCAGGAGCAACTTTATGTGCGGAATGTTTAGAAAATTACACCTCGCATTTCTCATTGTTTTGGTttggtaaacaaaacaaaaatcaagcaAAAATAAAGTTCCTCTACTCATTCAGTGCTCTGTTATCCTATTTTTCATCATGCCTACACATCCTTAAACAATCCTTAATCTGAATAATCCAGCTCCCAAGGCATCTCATTGCAAATTCAGGGTGTCTTTCTACCACATCTTCAATGAAAAGATTTATGACCTTTTGGTAAGTAATCAACAGAGCAATACTTTGATGAATTAGTGATATTAAGCATTCTTGTCATCATAGAGCCTGATATTTCCTATTATGTAAAGTACATCAGATAAATTCTGAAGTGCATTCTCTGGATGCCAATAAATTGTTACCATTCCATTGAAGGCTTCCCAGGCTTTAAGAAATGAAAAGAGATAAACATTTGAAGTTTGAGATCTGTTGGTGTTTAGAGGCTCTGAGTTTCtgagtctctctctttctgtttcacCTGTTCAGGATCCGAAGGGGAGTGAGGTTATCTGGGTGCGTGACTGTGAGGAGGTGGTGCATCTTGATGGGCTGACTGAGGTGGAGGTTTGCTCTGCCCAGGATCTGCTGCAGATGCACCGCCGTGGCTCCGCCCTCAGGCACACAGGTAAAAGAAGAATTTccattttgaagtcattttaGTTTGATGAATTCATTCAGACAAGCTATTAAGACCCATTGAGCACTGAAAAAGtgctaacctgcaattgttatctCAAGGATCTATGTCTACTtgcataaaaatgacttttgttggtgtaacctaatgtattcaagtTGATACAGTGatgtttaattatgtttttaactAGAATAAAACCATTTTACAGTGGTCAGGACAATGGATTTTGGTCTCTTTCTTCACTTGCTTTAACTCATTTACCATTCCATTCTGAAATGCCATAGGAATCTCAAAGGGAGATTATCCAAGCAGATCCCACACTGTATTCAACATTGTGGTCATTAACACAATGGTCCAGTCCCCTGGTAGGTGTTTTTTCTTAGAAGCAATATCTTTGGAGAGTTTTCTTGTAAAAAGGAGTATGTTTTTGAATCATGCTTTTGCACTGTTGCCATGCTTTTTATCGTCTTATTACATTCGGAAAATAAAGGTATCATTCTGGATTTGTTTCAGGAGAGTTACATTCACATTCAGTTACATTTTGACCTGTTTTTAATGGGCTACTCTGTCCGTTCTTCTATCAGAAACTCCCCATAGTCCACCCCCTACGCATTAGTCAGCATTAGGAACCTCTGCCTGCGGTCTGAATGTTATTGTAGAGTGATATGAACATACCAGAACCTCCCAAAGGGTCTCCCGAAACCCCCTGCAGGGGTGTATCGCAAACACTATGTTAGAGTGTACTTATATTCTATTGATATAAATCTGATTAACCAACCAAGTGTGTTTTATGGTTGCAGAGGGAGTTTTGACAGCCAGCAAACTCAGTCTGGTAAGCTGATAGCATCAGAGACTCCTTTTAGCAGAACTGAAATATTAGGCATTCCTAGTATGAAATACACATTCTTTGCATTTGGTAAGCACCATATTTGTGTATGAATTAACAAAGGTTTACAAAACTCTTTTTAGGTGGATCTGGCAAGCTCAGGAAAAGTAAGTTTATGTGTTATCCTaaaatgtgtctgtgtgagtcAGATCATTCTTATAGCACTTTTCGGTCTGATCACTGCTGAGACTATTGTAACCATCTCAACAGGTCAATTGGTTGTTCATCTTCTAAATCTAAACAAATGTATTGAGAATTTTCTGTTAAACACATTGTAATTACACTGCAACTCCCGTGTTGTGATATAAATATACAAGTTTTAGTGACACCCGCATACAAATCTAAGctttgttttctctttctttatgTCCCACTTTTGCATTAGTGTCGTAGTTCTGCCGCTCCTGATGTGAAGAGAACTTTCAACGCCGCAAATGAAAATCCGCAAGAGGCTAAAATGCTGAAACGCTCCCTCACCATATTCGGAAATGTTTGTAATACCTCATAAGACATGTTagcggaaaaaaaaaaagagtgtgctCTGTCTTATCACTATTTTCCCAGTCAGATTCGGGACAGTTTTGAAGAGCAGGTTATGTTTTGAGTGTCTCATGaagttctctaatggttatttttccTATCAGGGCTGTATGTTAATCATATCAATCTGGTGGCTGCATATACACAGGAAATTAGACACAGGAAATGATCTGAGAGGTTAAATATCTTTCCATTTAGGGAACTGTAGATGGGGCAgtgaggggtgtgtgtgtgtggggggggggggggggggatgggggttAGATAATATGGGGCCCTTTTTCCCTGTACACTACCAACCcaatttaaacattttcacattctagaataacagtaaaatcatcaaaactgtgacaaaacacaaatgtaaatatgagaattatgtagtgaccaaaaatattaaacaaataaaaactatcttatattttgGCTCCTTCAAGGTCTGCACACTCTGGGCATATCTCAACTAACCTGAGGTATCCACTTGGGATGCTTTTAAACCAAGAAATTCATGTATGATGGTTGCATTTTATTGCCAGCTTTTCTTTTACTATCTGGTCCAAATTCTCAattgaagtgtttttttatttcattttaaataactTAAATTATTTCAACcttgaagattaaaaaaaaaaaggtttccagATAATGTGAAATGAGaagcataaattcagtcaagcgTGTCCAATCTTTTGATTGGTagtaggcctatatattttttctttctttcctaggTGATTTTTGCCCTTAGCACAGCGGGCTCCCAACATGTCCCATACAGAGAGTCCAAGCTAACCCGAGCTTTGAGAGACTGGTGAACATCTTTATCATCAGCATCTTTCTTCACttgtgtaaaaatatttattatttctgTGTTTTCTCACAAGtttgatgtgtattttgttgTCTGGTTTAGCTTGGGAGGGAACTGCCGGACGTGTTTGGTGGTGACAGTGTCGCCTTGGTCATCTTCAATATCTGAAACTCTTAGCTCTCTGCAGTTTGCCTCAATAGCCATGGCTGTTCCTCTGCGACCCATAAACACATCTCAGTTACATTACACACCTGAACAGGTATATACACACCTCCCACTTTAAGAATATAGAACACATACTAACATACACATACCTTAATATCCAGGGCTGTAGTTAGAAATTCTTGGGCCTGGTACAAAATTTATTCAGTGGGCCCACCTCCAGTCCGGACAGTTATTCCATCAGCGTGTGCTACCCTAGTGGCTTTCGCTTTCGCTGTTGCGcactgtctccgtgtttatatccgcATCTGCCACTGAACGCATTTAGATGGgctctacaatatggaacagcctttctgtgggcccccACTCCAGTCCGGCCGAGGCCCCCTCAAGCTGGGCCTgagacaaaaggtccagttgttcCCCCTTATCGGTGGGAAAAGgtaataattaccagagtttCTCCCTGATTTTAATCCCATGCAAATTGGTCATACCATGAATTTTTACGGACTGCACGTTCACGTGGCTATAAAGATTATCGCGTAGAGACTATTTTACCTTCTATAAAACGCCCGGTAAAACTAACCCCTAGTTATAATCTCGTGCAAACTGACATGCTGTTAAAAAGCCACTGAATCTGCACTGTCCAACCTGTGAACTCTATAACTTTGGTTGTTTCTCAAGTTATTCAAGTGTCTGAAATGGATGTTGGCCAagagaagacaccagaaaatgtaaaACGTGCTTCACTTCAGATGAACTTCAGATAACGCTGGCTGTTgcgtttggactgatgcatgtttttctcaagcattttatgctgttgggtgtttatttagccatgaaacatatatacacacacacatacagtatatattttggtTAAGTAAATGAGAAAAGTAGCTACACAAGCACGTAAAATTGTGATTTGCCCCCCTGCATTTCAGAACATATTTTGCAGAGGGACAAATTATGTGAacggattgtccatattttttattcaagagtgtaatataggATTTCAGGCTCGCTAATATCACCAGTTCTGTTATATTTTGCCAGATATTCCAATCAGTTTCTTTTAATAATCCCAGATCCAGTATAtgatcatgtttaaaatgtcctgCATAATTAATACACTGCAATAAATTATCTGATAGGTCAGTTATGTGGCGACAGTGTATAAATGCAGAAGACACACCCATCTCTTTGATTTCTGCAGAAATCGCTTAAGTCCCATCATGCAAATCGACGGTAAATTTACAGACACTTGCAGTAATAACATACAGACATATGTCTGGTAAAATTTTCCCGTATGAATTGGGCTTTCCTTCCCCCTTAAAGGTCCCTTAACTGAATTTCCCTTAAAACCACCATGATAACAATTTCCACAAAATTCTATATTTACTATACTATTATTTATCATCTGAATAATCACATCCTCTTACACCACGTAAAATATATATTAGGTCTTTTGTCTTTACTCTCCCTGCTGGTGTCTTTTGTAAGTGTTGATGAGAAgaattatgtaaattaaaataggaggttttttttaattatattttcgtTTTTCTTCTCTTCAGTTTTAGTTTTGAGAAGGGAGAATGagaaacaaaaaatagaaaaaggctAGAATTCTAcgtacagaaaaatgaaaaaagaaaacacacactcaTGGATTCAAGTTGCTTGGGGACTTTTCATAAATTAGTGTACTGATAGGTGCTTTGCTAGTTAATTTTAACTACAAACATGCACATAATCTACATACTGCTCCCTTGCATATGTACACTGACCATACCAAGATTTACTATACTGGTAAAATCATACAAACAACAGTCTTGGCCAACTATTATGAATGATCACCTCatgtaattatacaaaaatatttcagctgtgttcATCTTATCTGAATGGAAGAAAGAACTCAATCAATCAACTGAACAGACAGCAGATATTACCACCGGTCGCATCTGACAGAAGGGTGAGACTCGACTGAAATTCACACATAATCAACACATACTTACATAGGCATATTTATAGCTTCACTTTAAACCCTGAATGTGTTTGAGTGTCAAGTGCCCTTTTGCAGCTGAGTGAGTCGTAAAAATGAAAGGAGCAACTTTTATTGTGGTCATCACTTTGACTCTTCATTAGAATAGTTTTGCTTCTCGTGGCCTGTTTCTAAAGTTACAGTTTGGAGAGAGAAAGTCGGCAGGACGGTATGAGTCAATTGCTCATTGTTTTTTATTGGGACATTTAGTCATCATGTACATTAGAATTATGCAAACGGGATTCGCAGCCCATAGACTTCCCATGGAAGAAACCTGGGGTCAAATACGTAAAGctaaatacaatattttgagcacacaataTGATTAGATTTTGTTCTTTGTATATTCAAATTGCACCCCATGTTGTATTTTCAGACACAGACATGCTTGCTCCCCATCCTCTTGAGCTCAGGCAGTCCCCTTGAACCCAAACCCAGCTCAAGCCACTGTGCAGATGAACTGGAGCATAGAAATTTTCTCCCTCAGTTAGAGAAACCAAGCCAAACTGAACCAGTTGGACGTTACAGCTGTGGATCTCGACCCGGAGATGAAAGAAACAGAGTTGATGGTAATGAGCTGCACTCACCAATTTATCCACTGAAAGTGGGAGTCACATCAAGgctgtaaccatgtcttgaacattgtggGGGACCAAACAATTATGGGGGTCACAGGTGTTGAGTTCACAAATTTAATTGTTCCCTTTGgtcttttaaaatagaaaaaggtgccaaatgcaataattttctgaatggttttaaatgtgataaaggcccaaaattgtatCATTTTtggctttaaaatatatatgttcacagtacaagactaccactgtgtctgcattgctagcatttttcaGTCAGCTAAATTTTCTTTattgtctcaaagaaaagattaatataattttaatttcaagttGTTCACCCTCAATGTTTTTTTCCCAGGAATCTTAAAAAATCTTTTCTTCAGGAATTcttacgctgctcttttccatacaaaaacagttcatattgaccactgttgtcaaggtccaaagagaacaacaacaacaacaaataaatcatCATtcaaataccataaaagtattccatacaacacaaagctgcTGTTTGGCCCCATAAACTTggaatgcacaagtcatatgaactacttttatggtgcctttaaaCTGCACCTTTactagtgctttatagtatttgtcctttttgaatctTGActgctcctgctcactataaactacTATTCCATAGAgcagagctgcttaaaatatctactcttatgttccaagaaaaagtaacagcatatgggtttcaaataaaataaaggtgagtaaatgaaataatatttcatttttaggtgaaccacacctttaactggtggctcatttttttttttttgagtacagacctgacaaggacatactcaaaacaaatggttgcagttcatgaaccctggTCTCTTTGAAAGTAGACTTAggagatgcatttttttttcctgtccaaaattcaaagaaattagtttaaaaaaaatctcaaattgatggtacagtgcatccggaaagtattcacagcgcttcactttttccacattttgttatgttacagccttattccaaaattgattaaattcattattttcctcaaaattctacaaacaataccccataatgacaacgtgaaagaagtttgtttgaaatctttgcaaacttattaaaaataaaaaatgaaaaatcacatgtacataagtattcacagcctttgctcaatactttgttgaagcacctttggcaccaattacagcctcaagtctttttgagtatgatgctacaagcttggcacacctatttttgggcagtttctcccattcttctttgcaggacctctcaagctccatcaggttggatggggaacgtcggtacacagccattttcagatctctccagagatgttcaatcgggttcaagtctgggctctggctgggccactcaaggacattcacagagttgtcctgtagccactcctttgttatcttggctgtgtgcttagggtcgttgtcctgttggaagatgaaccttcaccccagtct
This Myxocyprinus asiaticus isolate MX2 ecotype Aquarium Trade chromosome 20, UBuf_Myxa_2, whole genome shotgun sequence DNA region includes the following protein-coding sequences:
- the si:ch211-63b16.4 gene encoding kinesin-like protein KIF3A codes for the protein MSGTDKTLNTEKSFRVVIRLCPLNRPGHFIPVDEPRASIKVTDLNRLVVDTGKSHKRQMGFDAILNEEASQRDVYDSTAKSLVEYLMEGYNGCVIVYGSPGSGKTHTMQGCSISAKHVGIISHAAEDIFTSPKASHCKFRVSFYHIFNEKIYDLLDPKGSEVIWVRDCEEVVHLDGLTEVEVCSAQDLLQMHRRGSALRHTGISKGDYPSRSHTVFNIVVINTMVQSPEGVLTASKLSLVDLASSGKCRSSAAPDVKRTFNAANENPQEAKMLKRSLTIFGNVIFALSTAGSQHVPYRESKLTRALRDCLGGNCRTCLVVTVSPWSSSISETLSSLQFASIAMAVPLRPINTSQLHYTPEQLCSSYLNGRKNSINQLNRQQILPPVASDRRTQTCLLPILLSSGSPLEPKPSSSHCADELEHRNFLPQLEKPSQTEPVGRYSCGSRPGDERNRVDGRMTRSVSRSLSGVGGRERTGKGLEISSAHYRSVEGLSTSCLEPSSASSAAVECPNCTRERKIREEYDKIIVQGRRDRDYLVQKVAELETELRKRETQERENEEKEDATEEEFTRSTSEISETLQTAEESLPDHKGLKTPLGSHGPMSNLNHQLKRQIVCLQTEAEGLRAELSACHERERMLIHSLHSERERLTQDSQELHDQLNSIREKNSQLVSTLNNQRESLLTELQSSREKLERFRESVSFMLNQLRTEKAELMSQLEDTKGSYEKVCLENADLRQKLKSFLREINAASFTGSSCADTNTSHTHTVTTNTEMIVVSHHVSQQCPTGLTQGSECCFSQCGEFQHPEEELMEKSETTNSSDCEQPLPKPKNLYKQLRREHSLLLDVMLVLYRREWFLQDAIPYVRRTFRKCGLRPEDID